In one Fusarium keratoplasticum isolate Fu6.1 chromosome 5, whole genome shotgun sequence genomic region, the following are encoded:
- a CDS encoding AA-permease domain-containing protein, translating to MGSSLENPSDAGAEKGAKVTDYDNHNGDVQTGAGYAFEQESYLTRNGLTLESFKQRRFDGAIELDRRMKPRHLQMIAIGGSIGAGFFVGSGKALYNGGPASLTIDFLIIGVMIFNVVFALGELAVMYPVSGGFYIYSSRFIDPSWGFAMGWNYVAQWAVVLPLELTVCSVCIQYWNDELSPGIFITIFLVAIIFINVFGGIGYAEEEFWSSCLKLGAIVVFMIICLVLVCGGGPSNGRYNEFWGDRLWHDDPGAFKNGFKGFCSVFVTAAFSFAGTELVGLAAAESSNPTKALPGAIKQVFWRITLFYVLGLLFVGLLISSADPRLDISGYSNAKASPFVLVGEYSGLTGLNHFMNSIILVSVLSLGVSAVYGGSRTLTAMAEHGYAPKVFAYIDRGGRPTFSVLIHIIMGFLAYVNLDPKGGEIFDWLLALSGLSTLFTWGSICLAHIRFRKAWAHQGHTLDEIPFQAVGGVYGSWLGLFLISLVLIAQFYVAIVAPPGSSGMGTVEGFFMSYLALPVVLFFWAVGYIWKREGWLSIDKIDVDTGRREHDWEEINKFRAEMATWPAWRRFLHKIM from the exons ATGGGTTCCAGCTTGGAGAATCCAAGTGACGCTGGCGCCGAGAAGGGCGCCAAGGTCACCGACTATGACAACCACAACGGCGATGTCCAGACCGGTGCCGGCTATGCTTTCGAGCAGGAGAGCTACCTGACCCGAAATGGTCTCACTCTTGAGTCCTTCAAGCAGCGCCGCTTCGACGGTGCTATCGAGCTCGATCGTCGAATGAAACCTCGCCATCTGCAGATGATTGCCATCGGTGGCTCTATCGGTGCTGGTTTCTTCGTCGGTTCTGGAAAGGCCCTTTACAACGGT GGCCCTGCTTCTCTCACCATTGATTTCCTCATCATTGGTGTCATGATCTTCAACGTCG TCTTCGCTCTTGGTGAACTTGCTGTCATGTATCCCGTCTCCGGTGGCTTCTACATCTACTCGTCTCGCTTTATCGATCCTTCATGGGGTTTCGCCATGGGTTGGAACTATGTCGCTCAATGGGCAGTCGTCTTACCACTCGAACTAACAGTCTGTTCCGTCTGTATCCAATATTGGAACGATGAACTATCACCGGGTAtattcatcaccatcttcctcgtcgccatcatcttcatcaacgtTTTCGGTGGTATCGGatacgccgaggaagagttCTGGTCGTCTTGCCTCAAGCTGGGAGCtatcgtcgtcttcatgATCATTTGCCTCGTCCTTGTCTGCGGTGGCGGTCCCAGCAACGGCCGCTACAACGAGTTCTGGGGTGACCGTCTCTGGCACGACGATCCTGGTGCGTTCAAGAACGGCTTCAAGGGCTTCTGCTCCGTCTTCGTCACTGCTGCTTTCTCCTTTGCTGGAACTGAGCTTGTCggtcttgctgctgccgagTCTAGCAACCCTACCAAGGCTCTTCCCGGCGCCATCAAGCAGGTTTTCTGGCGAATCACCCTCTTTTACGTCCTCGGTCTCCTCTTCGTCGGTCTTCTCATCAGCTCCGCCGACCCCCGACTTGACATTAGCGGTTACTCCAACGCTAAGGCCTCTCCTTTCGTCTTGGTTGGCGAGTACTCGGGTCTCACTGGTCTTAACCACTTCATGAACAGTATCATCCTCGTCTCGGTCCTTTCCCTTGGTGTTTCGGCTGTCTATGGTGGCTCTCGTACCCTGACAGCCATGGCTGAGCACGGCTACGCCCCCAAGGTCTTTGCCTACATTGACCGCGGTGGTCGCCCCACCTTCTCTGTCCTCATCCACATCATCATGGGATTCCTCGCCTATGTTAACCTTGACCCCAAGGGTGGAGAGATCTTTGACTGGCTCCTGGCTCTTTCTGGTCTGTCGACTCTCTTCACCTGGGGCTCCATCTGCCTGGCCCACATCCGTTTCCGCAAGGCTTGGGCTCACCAGGGTCACACTCTGGACGAGATCCCCTTCCAGGCTGTTGGTGGCGTCTATGGCTCGTGgctcggccttttcctcatctccctcgtCTTGATCGCCCAG TTCTATGTTGCCATTGTCGCTCCCCCTGGCTCGTCCGGTATGGGCACTGTCGAAGGCTTCTTCATGTCGTACCTGGCCTTGCCTGTCgttctcttcttctgggccgTCGGATATATCTGGAAGCGAGAGGGTTGGCTCTCCATTGACAAGATTGATGTCGACACTGGTCGTCGTGAGCATGACTGGGAGGAGATCAACAAGTTCAGGGCTGAGATGGCTACATGGCCCGCTTGGCGCCGCTTCCTCCACAAGATCATGTAA